Below is a genomic region from Brachypodium distachyon strain Bd21 unplaced genomic scaffold, Brachypodium_distachyon_v3.0 scaffold_14, whole genome shotgun sequence.
ATGACCAAAAAATAATAGGAAGCTTCAATATACGTGCATTTGTTTGTGTTTCACAAGACTACAATGAAGTTAGTCTTCTGAAAGAGGTTCTCAGAAATATTGGTGTGCATCATGAGCAAGGTGAAACCATCGGAGAGCTGCAAAGAAAGCTTGCAGGAACAATTGAAGGAAAGAGTTTCTTTCTCATTCTGGATGATGTGTGGCAGTCCAATGTATGGACGGATTTGCTAAGAACTCCATTACATGCAACAACTGCCGGGGTAATATTGGTCACCACACGAGATGATCAAATTGCAATGAGAATAGGTGTAGAGGATATCCATCGAGTTGATCTCATGTCAGTAGAGGTGGGATGGGAGCTACTTTGGAAGAGTATGAACATCGATGACGAGAAAGAAGTGCAGCATTTAAGAAACATAGGGAATGAGATCGTTCGTAAATGCGGTCGCCTCCCTCTTGCTATCAAGGTTAATGCTAGTGCTTTGACTTGCAGAGATCTCACAGAGAATGAGTGGAAAAGGTTTTTGGGCAAATACTCCCAGAGCATTCTCTCTGATGAAACAGAAGCAGCTCTGTATCTAAGCTACGATGAATTACCACATCATCTGAAGCAGTGTTTCCTTTATTGTGCTTTGTACACTGAAGATTCTATCATTGAACTTCGTATTGTTACTAAGTTATGGATTGCTGAAGGCTTTGTCGTGGAGCAACAAGGCCAAGTACTAGAAGACATAGCAGAAGAGTACTACTATGAGCTAATCCATCGGAATCTGCTCCAACCCTGTGACACATGTTATAACCAGGCTCAATGCACAATGCATGATCTCCTAAGACATCTTGCTTGTAATATATCAAGAGAAGAATGTTTTATTGGTGACGTTGAGACATTAAGTGGTGCAAGTATGTCAAAACTGCGACGTGTTACTGCCGTCACTAAAAAGGAAATGTTAGTGTTACCTAGCATGGATAAGGTGGAAGTGAAGGTGAGGACTTTCCTAACTGTTCGTGGTCCATGGAGACTTGAGGATACATTGTTCAAgagatttcttcttcttcgtgttCTGGTTTTGAACTACTCACTTGTACAGAGCATTCCAGATTATATAGGAAAACTGATACATCTACGGTTACTTAATCTAGATTATACTGCTATATCTTGTGTTCCCAAATCTATTGGTTTCCTAAAGAACCTTCAAGTATTGAGTTTGAGATTCTGTAAGGATCTGCACAGTCTTCCTTTGACGATGACCCAACTCTGCAATTTAAGATCCCTCTGGCTTCTTCGTACAGCAATAAGTAAGGTTCCAAAAGGAATAGGAAAACTGATGTTCCTGAATGAAATAGTAGCATTTCCTGTTGGTGGTGGAAGTGATAATGCTGATGTACAGGATGGATGGAAGTTGGACGAGTTGTCTTCTGTATCGCAGATTAGGTATCTTCATCTGGTTAAATTGGAAAGAGCTGCTCATTGTAGTCCCAATACAGTGCTGACGGACAAAAAACATCTAAAGAGTCTAATCCTAGAGTGGACTGAACTTGGAGAGGGATCATATTCAGAAAACGATGTTAGCAATACTGAGAATGTCCTTGAACAGCTAAGGCCTCCAGGCAACCTGGAAAACTTATGGATTCATGGATTCTTTGGTCGGCGCTATCCCACCTGGTTTGGTACCACCTGTTTGTCTTCACTGATGCACTTGGATCTCGAAGATCTACGATCATGTGTGGATCTTCCACCGCTTGGGCGGCTACCCAACTTGAAATTTCTGAGAATTGAGGGATTATATGCAGTTACCAAGGTTGGACCTGAATTTGTTGGTTGCAGGAAGGGTGATTCCGCATGCAATGAGTTTGTTGCTTTCCCTAAACTTGAATGTTTGGTCATCGCGGATATGCCCAACTGGGAGGACTGGTCTTTTTTGGGGGAAGACGAATCTGCTGATGCGGAAAGGGGAGAGGATGGAGCTGCTGAGATTTGTAAAGAGGATGCCCAATCTGCAAGGTTGCAACTGCTGCCTCGTTTGGTGAAGTTGCAACTATTTTATTGCCCAAAGCTGAGTGCTCTGCCGCGACAGCTTGGAGAGGACACCGCCAGTTTGAGGCAGCTCACATTAATTGGAGCAAACAACTTGAAGGCCGTGGAGGACTTCCCACTGCTCTCTGAGTTTCTTTGTATTGAGGACTGTGAAGGCCTGGAGAGGGTCTCCAACCTCCCTCTCGTGTCAGAACTGTATGTCCTTGGCTGTCGAAACTTACGCTTTGTAGATGGTTTGGGCAGTCTGCAGCGGCTGGGGCTGGCCGAGGACATGCAAGAGGTCTCCTCCCGCTGGTTACCCGAGCTTCAAAACCAGCACCAACAACTGCATGATGGCGAAGACCTGGATGTCTTCACGTACACTTTTGGAGGACAATAACAGTTGGATGGCAACGGAAGCACAAGGTATGAACAGCACGTGCATATATATTGGTTGGAAATTTTAATTTGTGTCTTCATTCTCTCTCTGAACCATAATTCTAAATTAACATTAACGACGCAGCTCATCGCTTGGACGGGCAAAGCATGAGGCATACTGATCACTTGGACTGGCAAGTCGAGAGAGCACGTCATTGTTGAAGATGTGAGCGATCGAGCTGGGTGAAGAAAGTGCCCTGTTTTTCTCCAGGCTGCTGCCCTGGAAATGTATCgaatttttctttctgaacCTAATTTGCTGTACTGAACCTCTGTGGCGTGGTTTCTTTCTTGGAATGTAACCGACGAATTTCGTTTCGGTTTCTTTCTGAACTGTGATTCTGTGACCAGGGGACGGTTGCTGTATTGAACCCGTGAATCTTGATCTCTGAATTGAACCGACGAATTTCAGTTTGTTTTCTAGATATCTCTGAACTTTTGGTGTAGATCTCTTAACGCTGAATTGGTGGTTTTCCGCTGTTGTACTCATGTACTGACATTTTGTTCACGTATTATGCTCATTGTGTAACTAACTATTCGTCCGATACatttaattgttgtcgaaatattgcaggt
It encodes:
- the LOC104581476 gene encoding disease resistance protein RGA2 → MAAILESLLGSCAKKLQEILTDEAILILGVEEELAEVLRRVELIQCCIADAEKRRTKDLAVNSWLGQLRDVIYDVDELLDVARCKGSKLLPDHTSSSSSKSAACKGLSVSSCFCNIRPRRDVAVRIRSLNKKIENISKDKIFLTFSNSTQPTGNGPTSKLIRSSNLIEPNLVGKEIRHSNRKLVNLVLANKENMSYKLAIVGTGGVGKTTLAQKIYNDQKIIGSFNIRAFVCVSQDYNEVSLLKEVLRNIGVHHEQGETIGELQRKLAGTIEGKSFFLILDDVWQSNVWTDLLRTPLHATTAGVILVTTRDDQIAMRIGVEDIHRVDLMSVEVGWELLWKSMNIDDEKEVQHLRNIGNEIVRKCGRLPLAIKVNASALTCRDLTENEWKRFLGKYSQSILSDETEAALYLSYDELPHHLKQCFLYCALYTEDSIIELRIVTKLWIAEGFVVEQQGQVLEDIAEEYYYELIHRNLLQPCDTCYNQAQCTMHDLLRHLACNISREECFIGDVETLSGASMSKLRRVTAVTKKEMLVLPSMDKVEVKVRTFLTVRGPWRLEDTLFKRFLLLRVLVLNYSLVQSIPDYIGKLIHLRLLNLDYTAISCVPKSIGFLKNLQVLSLRFCKDLHSLPLTMTQLCNLRSLWLLRTAISKVPKGIGKLMFLNEIVAFPVGGGSDNADVQDGWKLDELSSVSQIRYLHLVKLERAAHCSPNTVLTDKKHLKSLILEWTELGEGSYSENDVSNTENVLEQLRPPGNLENLWIHGFFGRRYPTWFGTTCLSSLMHLDLEDLRSCVDLPPLGRLPNLKFLRIEGLYAVTKVGPEFVGCRKGDSACNEFVAFPKLECLVIADMPNWEDWSFLGEDESADAERGEDGAAEICKEDAQSARLQLLPRLVKLQLFYCPKLSALPRQLGEDTASLRQLTLIGANNLKAVEDFPLLSEFLCIEDCEGLERVSNLPLVSELYVLGCRNLRFVDGLGSLQRLGLAEDMQEVSSRWLPELQNQHQQLHDGEDLDVFTYTFGGQ